Proteins from one Fragaria vesca subsp. vesca linkage group LG6, FraVesHawaii_1.0, whole genome shotgun sequence genomic window:
- the LOC101311202 gene encoding uncharacterized protein LOC101311202, with product MKASLMEYFRMLRRLAAQGIPPDFLSCTYRPTFEIVSPGSRISEWFDIRSEGGSLIVELPPDQKNCKSEWMGFVFCVVFADRKEPHTLEGLSPGVGVKHIHDSENHFLRLYVSTHMKGDHLWVSFMPRGRIRDTTSCSFTFSFDAYCPRIPCPNCVKRCGARLLYEEDLKNLLNPPTDIMKRSLELCDSKGGKSKRRRSE from the exons ATGAAGGCTTCACTAATGGAATATTTTCGTATGCTAAGGAGATTGGCTGCTCAG GGAATCCCTCCGGACTTTCTCTCATGTACTTATCGTCCAACATTTGAAATTGTAAGTCCTGGAAGTAGAATCTCAGAGTGGTTTGATATTCGAAGCGAGGGAGGCTCATTGATTGTGGAGCTACCTCCAGATCAGAAAAATTGTAAATCAGAGTGGATGGGCTTTGTGTTTTGTGTTGTTTTTGCCGATCGGAAAGAACCTCACACTCTTGAAGGTCTATCGCCTGGGGTCGGTGTTAAACACATTCATGATTCAGAAAATCACTTTCTGCGTCTATATGTCAGCACGCATATGAAGGGAGATCATCTTTGGGTGTCTTTTATGCCTCGTGGTCGAATCCGGGATACCACAAGTTGCTCTTTTACGTTCTCATTCGACGCGTATTGTCCTCGTATTCCATGCCCGAATTGTGTGAAGAGGTGTGGAGCCCGATTGTTGTACGAGGAAGATTTGAAAAACTTACTCAATCCACCCACCGACATCATGAAACGGAGTCTTGAATTATGCGACTCAAAGGGAGGCAAAAGCAAGAGGAGAAGGTCCGAGTAA
- the LOC101310538 gene encoding TMV resistance protein N-like: MALSTQIASSSSLASAAEPPPRWKYDVFLSFRGQDTRWGFISHLYHQLELCNLFKTFKDDRELEIGSEISPELLSAIEHSHLAIVVISPNYASSTWCLDELAKIIEFMEPGDKRVLPVFLNVDPSDVRHQRNSFTEAFAKHEVKFSDDPKKVERWRHALRKVANLSGWDAKNYKCERELTDVIVKSVWEKLRPTITLSNSEEKLVGMDFRLGQMGLLLALEEKEVRFIGIWGMGGVGKTTLAKLVYENIFHHFEVAEFLVDVRKSCGQLVNLQKQVLFPVLKENVSQVWDEYKGTHLFRKCMSNKKVLLVVDDVDCCDLLKKLAGHKSWFGEGSRIIITTRDERVLIENDIEISFKLSGLDDCEALELFCQNAFKKDLPEEGFSELSKCFIDYVEGLPLALKIVGSSLYNRDLETWESAWDRLKKGSDAKVFNSLKISYDALDYMEKNIFLDVAFFHRGITKARVIELLNSCGLSGRYGIDVLIEKSLVTIDMYTNVGMHGLIQDMAEEIVHQETPDSREEPGLRSCLLHRNDIFHVFMTNTGTEAIKGIRLCLSELEEADSNWNFECFSKMLKLRFLEFDNLIISSGPKFLPNSLIILRWSWYPSKSLPTCFRPNLLAELKMQKGKYLKKTPDFTGMPNLEDLNLADCEGLVEVHPSIAVHKKLKRLTLQRCKNVKSFPSKIEMDSLESLDLSYCSKLKIPEFGEGMEKLSYMYMLGTATEELPSSIEHLMPKTEETSRKYGRDRVFETVYEK, from the exons ATGGCTTTGAGCACTCAAATAGCCTCCTCCTCATCTCTTGCTTCAGCGGCTGAACCACCTCCTCGTTGGAAATACGACGTCTTCTTGAGTTTCAGAGGTCAAGACACGCGTTGGGGTTTCATCTCCCATTTATACCACCAACTGGAGCTCTGTAATTTATTCAAGACTTTCAAGGATGACCGAGAGCTTGAAATCGGATCTGAGATCTCCCCGGAGCTATTAAGCGCTATCGAACATTCTCATCTCGCCATCGTTGTTATCTCACCCAACTATGCTTCTTCCACCTGGTGCTTGGATGAACTTGCCAAGATTATCGAGTTCATGGAACCCGGAGATAAGAGAGTTCTCCCGGTTTTCCTTAATGTGGATCCGTCCGACGTTCGACATCAAAGGAATAGCTTTACTGAAGCCTTTGCTAAGCATGAAGTGAAGTTCAGTGACGACCCCAAGAAGGTGGAGAGGTGGAGACATGCTTTGAGAAAAGTGGCCAATCTATCTGGATGGGATGCAAAGAATTATAA ATGTGAACGTGAGCTTACAGATGTCATTGTGAAGAGTGTGTGGGAGAAATTACGTCCTACGATCACATTGTCTAATTCCGAAGAAAAGTTAGTCGGAATGGATTTTAGACTTGGGCAAATGGGTTTGCTTTTAGCTCTTGAGGAAAAAGAAGTTCGATTTATAGGTATATGGGGTATGGGTGGAGTGGGTAAGACCACCCTTGCTAAGCTAGTGTACGAGAACATTTTCCATCATTTTGAAGTGGCTGAGTTTCTTGTTGATGTCAGGAAGTCTTGCGGTCAACTAGTGAATCTTCAGAAACAGGTTCTTTTCCCAGTCTTGAAAGAAAATGTTTCGCAAGTTTGGGATGAGTACAAAGGAACCCATTTATTTAGGAAATGCATGTCTAATAAAAAGGTTCTTCTTGTTGTTGATGATGTTGATTGCTGTGACCTCCTAAAAAAGTTGGCCGGACATAAATCTTGGTTTGGTGAGGGGAGCAGAATCATTATTACGACTAGAGATGAACGTGTGCTCATTGAGAATGACATAGAAATATCATTTAAGCTATCAGGGCTAGATGACTGTGAAGCTCTTGAGCTATTTTGTCAAAATGCCTTCAAAAAAGATCTGCCTGAGGAAGGATTTTCAGAGCTGTCCAAGTGTTTCATAGATTATGTGGAAGGGCTTCCCTTAGCTCTTAAAATCGTTGGAAGTTCTTTGTACAATAGAGATCTAGAGACATGGGAAAGTGCTTGGGACAGACTAAAGAAAGGCTCTGATGCAAAGGTTTTTAATTCACTCAAAATAAGTTATGATGCACTAGATTACATGGAGAAAAACATTTTTTTGGATGTTGCATTCTTCCACAGGGGGATTACGAAGGCCCGAGTTATTGAATTGCTAAATAGCTGTGGCCTTAGTGGTCGTTATGGGATAGATGTTCTCATTGAGAAATCTCTAGTGACTATTGATATGTACACCAATGTTGGGATGCATGGTTTGATACAAGATATGGCAGAGGAAATTGTTCATCAAGAAACTCCAGACTCTCGTGAAGAGCCTGGTCTTCGCAGCTGTTTGTTGCATCGTAATGACATCTTTCATGTATTCATGACTAATACG GGAACAGAAGCAATTAAAGGTATCCGCTTGTGCCTATCAGAATTAGAAGAGGCAGATTCAAACTGGAATTTTGAATGCTTTTCTAAGATGCTCAAACTGAGGTTTCTTGAATTTGATAATCTAATAATTAGTTCAGGCCCTAAATTCCTCCCAAATTCCTTGATAATACTCAGATGGAGTTGGTATCCTTCCAAGTCTCTTCCAACATGTTTCCGACCAAACTTACTTGCTGAACTTAAAATGCAGAAAGGCAAATATTTGAAGAAGACCCCAGATTTCACAGGTATGCCGAATCTTGAGGACTTGAATCTTGCAGATTGTGAGGGTTTAGTTGAAGTCCATCCATCCATTGCAGTGCACAAAAAACTTAAGCGGTTAACACTCCAAAGATGTAAAAACGTTAAGAGCTTCCCAAGTAAGATTGAAATGGATTCCCTCGAGTCTCTCGACCTTTCCTACTGCTCAAAACTAAAGATTCCAGAATTTGGAGAAGGGATGGAAAAGTTATCTTACATGTACATGCTCGGTACTGCTACTGAGGAACTACCTTCATCAATTGAACATCTG ATGCCCAAAACTGAAGAAACTAGTAGAAAATACGGGAGAGACAGAGTGTTTGAAACCGTCTATGAGAAGTAA